One Granulicella sp. 5B5 DNA window includes the following coding sequences:
- a CDS encoding FecR domain-containing protein, protein MSVARRVRPFLPLLVLPLLSLQNSALHAEGKKPEAQTFPQIVRVSYVEGDVRVSRGKEGEKASGSEWQKAAVDMPVYEGFNLVTGDGRAVVEFEDASTVYLAPNSVLTFDELIATDGVPHTALNLLSGTMTMDVAPEFAGETFEVRTPSDGVGLHYPQRAYVRIDSFLDAMLVTPVGENMLLHRGFALRHVGDGQAILMSHGRILRNAKMDKSFDTATGAGWDAWVKTQVDERNVAMAKAMKDAGLSEPIPGLVDLEKQGHFFDCDSGRCWEPTGGWRHPQSGVAKAPTQAEVQRPEPVAQSARFVDAAYVPQQETLVGQSQPIALPTQAGAVGQGYAGPGYLEEDFDDPFFPCDPYAIRSWYAQDPLTLQMELVDSEVIASVYPYDWAVCHAGGWLYRGRHYVWAAGTRRHHRCPVRWVKNGNVRGYVPLHPKDERGKEPLNLKHGLYETKNWKQGQVQRVAFDHSAPVKVLGGPPKEFRQPVFAALARADAPRLEARNLMTTAVMRQTGRVEAVPMMRPQTVPITFDHKSQSFSAAHEMVQGGRTTTVSVPLGGGGSRGGGFSGGGGFHGGSSGGGFHGGGGSGGGGGSHGGGGFSGGGGGGGSHGGGGGSGGGHH, encoded by the coding sequence ATGAGCGTCGCGCGTCGTGTTCGTCCGTTTCTTCCGTTGTTGGTTCTTCCTCTCCTTTCTCTTCAAAACTCAGCGTTGCATGCCGAAGGCAAGAAGCCTGAGGCGCAGACCTTTCCGCAGATTGTGCGGGTGAGTTATGTGGAGGGCGATGTGCGCGTGTCCCGCGGCAAGGAGGGCGAGAAGGCGAGCGGTTCGGAGTGGCAGAAGGCTGCGGTGGACATGCCGGTGTATGAGGGCTTCAACCTGGTGACGGGCGATGGCCGCGCGGTGGTGGAGTTTGAGGATGCGTCGACCGTGTACCTTGCGCCGAACTCGGTGCTGACGTTCGATGAGCTGATTGCGACCGATGGTGTTCCGCATACAGCATTGAACCTGCTGAGTGGCACGATGACGATGGATGTGGCGCCGGAGTTTGCGGGCGAGACCTTTGAGGTGCGAACTCCGAGCGATGGCGTGGGGCTGCATTATCCGCAGCGGGCTTATGTGCGGATCGACAGCTTTCTGGATGCGATGCTGGTGACGCCTGTGGGCGAGAACATGCTGCTGCATCGCGGGTTCGCTTTGCGGCATGTGGGGGATGGACAGGCGATCCTGATGAGCCACGGGCGCATTTTGCGGAACGCGAAGATGGACAAGTCGTTCGATACGGCGACGGGGGCAGGCTGGGACGCGTGGGTGAAGACGCAGGTGGATGAGCGCAACGTCGCGATGGCGAAGGCGATGAAGGACGCGGGGCTGAGTGAGCCGATTCCGGGATTGGTGGATTTGGAGAAGCAGGGGCATTTTTTCGACTGTGACAGCGGCCGATGCTGGGAGCCGACGGGTGGGTGGCGGCATCCGCAGAGTGGCGTGGCGAAGGCACCGACACAGGCTGAGGTGCAGCGCCCGGAGCCGGTGGCGCAGAGCGCACGGTTTGTAGACGCGGCGTATGTTCCGCAGCAGGAGACGCTGGTGGGGCAGTCGCAACCGATTGCGTTGCCGACGCAGGCGGGTGCTGTTGGGCAGGGATATGCCGGGCCTGGGTATCTGGAAGAGGACTTTGATGACCCGTTCTTTCCGTGCGACCCGTATGCAATTCGCAGCTGGTATGCGCAGGACCCGCTGACGCTGCAGATGGAGCTGGTGGATTCGGAGGTGATTGCGAGTGTGTACCCGTATGACTGGGCGGTGTGCCATGCGGGTGGGTGGCTGTATCGCGGGCGGCATTATGTGTGGGCTGCGGGAACGCGGCGGCACCATCGGTGCCCGGTACGGTGGGTGAAGAATGGGAACGTGCGCGGGTATGTGCCGCTGCATCCGAAGGATGAGCGCGGCAAGGAGCCGCTGAACCTGAAGCATGGCCTGTATGAGACGAAGAACTGGAAGCAGGGCCAGGTGCAGCGTGTGGCGTTCGACCATAGCGCTCCGGTGAAGGTGCTGGGCGGGCCGCCGAAGGAGTTTAGGCAGCCGGTGTTTGCAGCGCTGGCGCGGGCGGACGCTCCTCGGCTGGAGGCGCGGAACCTGATGACAACCGCGGTGATGCGGCAGACGGGGCGTGTGGAGGCGGTGCCGATGATGAGGCCGCAGACAGTGCCGATTACGTTCGATCACAAGTCGCAGAGTTTTTCGGCGGCGCATGAGATGGTGCAGGGCGGGAGGACTACGACGGTGTCGGTGCCGCTGGGTGGCGGCGGGAGCCGGGGTGGCGGGTTCTCAGGTGGTGGTGGGTTTCATGGGGGAAGTAGTGGTGGTGGATTTCATGGAGGCGGCGGTTCGGGTGGTGGAGGTGGTTCGCATGGAGGTGGTGGGTTCTCCGGTGGCGGAGGGGGTGGTGGTTCGCATGGTGGTGGCGGTGGGAGTGGTGGAGGCCATCACTAG
- the pgm gene encoding phosphoglucomutase (alpha-D-glucose-1,6-bisphosphate-dependent), whose amino-acid sequence MSATTYNTPGHHPSPDKLVKLPSLVTAFYANHPDPENPAERVSFGTSGHRGSSLSTSFNYAHILAITQAIVEYRAKENTTGPLFLAQDTHALSEPAFVSALEVLAANGINTIIDTGYNSASTIAGFTPTPALSHAILTYNDEHRNDPAPIGLADGIVITPSHNPPEDGGFKYNPPTGGPADTTATKWIQDRANELIKNKLQGVKRLSFSKALHAPTTHRHDYITNYVTDLANVIDFAPLAGTSLKLAVDPLGGAGVAYWPRIAEALHAQYKLDLAILNPYVDPTFRFMTLDWDGKIRMDCSSPNAMASMIANKDLYDVAWACDTDHDRHGIVTRSSGLLNPNHYLAVCIQYLFTNRPDWSEKVGIGKTLVSSSIIDRVAKGLNRPMLEVPVGFKWFVDGLIDGTLGFVGEESAGATFLRRNGTVWTTDKDGLICGLLAAEMTARTGKDPGILYNELTAKYGAPVYQRIDAEATKEQKAKLSKLSAAQVTAKDLAGEPITAILTEAPGNHAPIGGLKVTTENGWFAARPSGTEDVYKIYAESFNGEAHLKQIQQEAKALVAKAIA is encoded by the coding sequence ATGTCTGCGACGACCTACAACACCCCTGGCCACCACCCATCTCCCGACAAGCTCGTCAAGCTTCCCTCGCTCGTCACCGCCTTCTACGCCAACCACCCCGACCCCGAGAACCCCGCCGAGCGCGTCTCCTTCGGCACCAGCGGACACCGCGGCTCGTCGCTCTCCACCAGCTTCAACTACGCGCACATCCTCGCCATCACGCAGGCCATCGTCGAGTACCGCGCCAAAGAAAACACCACCGGCCCGCTCTTCCTCGCGCAGGACACCCACGCCCTCTCCGAGCCCGCCTTCGTCTCCGCTCTCGAGGTCCTCGCCGCCAACGGCATCAACACCATCATCGACACCGGCTACAACTCCGCCTCCACCATCGCCGGCTTCACTCCCACGCCCGCGCTCTCGCACGCCATCCTCACCTACAACGACGAGCACCGTAATGATCCGGCCCCCATCGGTCTGGCCGACGGCATCGTCATCACCCCCTCGCACAACCCACCCGAGGACGGCGGCTTCAAGTACAACCCGCCCACCGGCGGCCCCGCCGACACCACCGCCACCAAGTGGATACAGGACCGCGCCAACGAACTCATCAAAAACAAGCTCCAGGGCGTCAAGCGCCTCAGCTTCTCAAAAGCCCTGCACGCCCCCACCACCCATCGCCACGACTACATCACCAACTACGTCACCGACCTCGCCAACGTCATCGACTTCGCCCCGCTCGCCGGCACCTCGCTCAAGCTCGCCGTCGACCCGCTCGGCGGAGCCGGCGTCGCCTACTGGCCGCGCATCGCCGAAGCCCTCCACGCGCAGTACAAGCTCGACCTCGCCATCCTCAACCCCTACGTCGACCCCACCTTCCGCTTCATGACCCTCGACTGGGACGGCAAGATCCGCATGGACTGCTCCTCGCCCAACGCGATGGCGAGCATGATCGCCAACAAGGACCTCTACGACGTCGCCTGGGCCTGCGACACCGACCACGACCGCCACGGCATCGTCACCCGCAGCTCCGGTCTCCTGAACCCCAACCACTACCTCGCCGTCTGCATCCAGTACCTCTTCACCAACCGCCCCGACTGGTCTGAAAAAGTAGGCATCGGCAAAACGCTAGTCTCCTCCTCCATCATCGACCGCGTCGCCAAGGGCCTCAACCGCCCCATGCTCGAAGTCCCCGTAGGCTTCAAGTGGTTCGTCGACGGTCTCATCGACGGCACACTGGGCTTCGTCGGCGAAGAGTCCGCCGGCGCCACCTTCCTCCGCCGCAACGGCACCGTCTGGACCACCGACAAGGACGGCCTCATCTGCGGCCTCCTCGCCGCCGAGATGACCGCCCGCACCGGCAAAGACCCCGGCATCCTCTACAACGAACTCACCGCCAAATACGGCGCCCCCGTCTACCAGCGCATCGACGCCGAAGCCACCAAGGAACAAAAGGCCAAGCTCTCCAAACTCAGCGCCGCGCAGGTCACCGCGAAGGACCTCGCCGGTGAACCCATCACCGCCATCCTCACCGAAGCCCCCGGCAATCACGCCCCCATCGGAGGCCTGAAAGTCACCACCGAAAACGGCTGGTTCGCCGCCCGCCCCTCCGGCACCGAAGACGTCTACAAAATCTACGCCGAGAGCTTCAACGGCGAAGCCCACCTAAAACAAATCCAGCAAGAAGCCAAAGCCTTAGTCGCCAAAGCCATCGCCTGA